The following are encoded in a window of Ranitomeya variabilis isolate aRanVar5 chromosome 6, aRanVar5.hap1, whole genome shotgun sequence genomic DNA:
- the LOC143783149 gene encoding fucolectin-6-like codes for MDLLSSLILLASVVLTRGCAPAPGATNVARNGEASQISDYKYSIAAYAKNAIDGISDTYFNHGSCTHTDYAKDPWWKLDLKQSYKILNVVLTNRMDCCPERLMGAEVRIGNSPDNNNPVCGTVTSVAYGTLSFCCDGMEGQYVSVVIPGRSEYLTLCEVEVYGDLIIKENNVCW; via the exons ATGGATCTTCTGTCGTCTCTGATTCTGCTGGCATCTGTGGTTCTGACTCGGGGATGCGCTCCTGCACCTGGAG cCACAAATGTAGCAAGAAATGGAGAAGCCTCACAGATATCTGACTATAAATATTCAATAGCAGCATACGCCAAAAATGCCATAGATGGTATCAGCGACACTTATTTCAACCATGGCTCCTGTACGCACACTGATTATGCGAAAGATCCCTGGTGGAAGCTGGACCTGAAACAGAGCTACAAGATATTAAATGTCGTTCTTACAAACAGGATGGACTGTTGTCCGGAGCGACTGATGGGGGCCGAGGTCCGAATTGGGAACTCCCCTGACAACAACAACCCAGT GTGCGGCACAGTCACGAGTGTTGCATATGGTACCTTGTCCTTCTGCTGTGACGGGATGGAAGGTCAATACGTCAGCGTGGTGATCCCAGGACGCTCCGAGTACCTGACACTGTGCGAGGTCGAGGTTTATGGAGATCTGATCATCAAAGAGAACAATGTCTGCTGGTAG